The Cicer arietinum cultivar CDC Frontier isolate Library 1 chromosome 1, Cicar.CDCFrontier_v2.0, whole genome shotgun sequence genome contains the following window.
ttcatatcaaaaacataaacataaagTCTCTcatcccaaattcccaaatccAAAAACACTGCAACTTTGTCCCCACTCATCACCACCCTCCATCTTTCTCTCCTTTCCTTTTCCATCACTATCCACTCAATTTAACTTATGAGGATTAATGTCCAAAATACTAGTATGTGAATTTCATGGAGAAAAAAACATTTGACCCCACACTCATTTAATTTACCCTTCAAATTAATTGGAAAAGAGGGAGAAAAAAACAAAGTGATTGACCTCAACATACAATCAACACGTTCAATTTCAACGTATGATTAAAAGCAAGGATAATGGAAATGTGACAAGTTTCCATTCTCTTTCTCTATTTTCAGACCCATTTCACTCATTCACTATTACACCGACACAACTTCAACATACTATTAATACATTATTGTAACATTTTGTTGgtcataaaaagtaaaataaaaaacactaaaCAAATTGCTCAAATCAAGTTCACTTATTTTACTGTGccttttattttccttttttttttttttaattcttcttATTCCACTAGAAAATAGATAGATATTGGAGTTTGTCACCATGTTAACGTTCACCAGTGGACCTAGTTAATCATTGTGGAATTGGGACCAAGGAAATTGAATCATGGTGCAATGGTCCTcactttttttactttttatttttatagtcaaACATTTCACCTAAATAGAATGGTCCTCAAAATTGTTAAGAACACGCAGTCGTATTTGACGTTCTTAATTAATAGGTACCATCataatataatttcttaaagaataaagaaaaagttaaattaCATAATGATTGTCTAGTAAATATAGTAGtggtatataaatttaactaaattcTATTACATTATTAtcatatttgttaaataaaattatctttttagaTGAAATATTTTTCTCGTTTGCTTACCTAACATGCTTAAGTAAACCAACCCGTTGGgttaaaatcattttcaatagtAAGTAAACTTACATTTAGAGGCATTATTAGAAATttagaatatgaaaaataaaatcctaaatttcTTTCAATTGACTAACGTTATATTCTTCCCAAACCACAGACAAATTTTGGTTTCTCTTCTTCCAATGttcatttttcattcttttaataAGAAAGTGATCATGAACAAATTGTTCACCCTAATAAAATATCCATGAACCTTAGGTCAAAGATATCAAAGTGAAGAACATAAAAGAAGTCACATGACATTGTTATTACACCTAATGAGAAAAATGAGCAGAGTGAGAAACTCTTTATCCATGTGATTGTATGAAGTTGATGAACTAACTATCTGCATCTGCATGTTTAGATTGACAATGAGTTTAGTAAAATCACACACTGGCATCGTGATTTTGTCGAAGCTTCAAAGTATAGTTTTTGCCAACAACATACGGTGGCATAATGTGATTCTGCGAAACTCACTGAACAATCCAGAAGTGCAATAGATAGCATAAGATTTAGCATAGTTTCATTGCATGTAATCTTCATAGTAGTTGTCACTTATCACAGACACGAATCTCTCTAGCCATGGAAGTTGATGAAGATCCTTCAAAGGGTCTACAAAGGATTCTGTACAGTGAGGGGGAGGAGATTGGTAGGGATTGTGGTCACTAAGACTAAAACCGCCATCAAGGAACCGTTGTATAAGTGCGAGTTGTGATCGTTCTTGATCTGAGTACGCGTCCATGATCAAGGAAGTCTCCCATGCCCATTGTTCTGATTCTTGAAGCGAATGTGTCAAGCTGTCTTCATCCCAATATGCACATTGGCATGTTTGTTGGCCTTCCCGATATTCCGCACCACAAGAATAGCAGAACTCGTGACCACACCTGAAATTTAGACACATGAAATCAAACTTATTATGATCATGTTttgataaacaatttaattagaTGCCTACAGCATATGCGTTTATCTTATAAGTGGTTATAGGTCCTATTTGGATAAACAAATCGTtcaagttgtgggattttagattAAAGGAggagataaaataataagaacttgaatattataaataatagttttatgctaacttgatacAAAAGATTCAATACTAATCACCATTTATAGAAATAGATAGACTCAATccaaaataaatagaaaatcaagaaatcaaaataataataagagataccCTATGAATATAAATTCATCCTAAGATATAActtaagatattataagattATATCgagatattattttataatctgacataaattaattaagcaCTTATCATATACTCCCTCAACCCCTAAATATAAGCACCTATTGTAATATTTCACTCTTATAAAAAAAGGTTGGTAGTGTAGTTAATGTGTCCATTTTGTATAGAAATATGACTTAATTATCCTTTATGTATAGATGTATTCAATATTGACTTTTTAAACTCCAAGACAAATTTGTAGTATAATTAAAGGTTATGcttggaaaaaataataaatgtatctagTAATTTAAAGAACTTGTATTTAGGGACAATTTTTTTCCCAATATGTGCTTATAATTAGGGATGGAGGGAGTAAGTGtttatatataagttatttctatagcaaaaataaaataaagtcaaactgcTTTCATATAGAAGTTGTTTTTATAAGTTATCATGAAAAGCTTATGGACATTTCATAAATTGTTTTCCTATACTATTTTTAACAGTCTCACAAGTCCTTATGccaataaataagttaaaataaaCCGATTGAAATCCAAAACGGCCCAATAACAAAATGTAATTGCTTATGTTATACCAACGAAATTTGACATAGACTTCTAAACTTGTCTACAATCTATCATATCATTATCAAACATACAACATACTTTAAACCTTGGAACTAAGTAATTGACAGAACACCTGGGCCTTTGATCCAGATTTGGCAAATATATTTAGGCCCAGCTTCTAGAAGAATGTAGAAAGGGAGGGAATAAAATTCGGTTTGTATTCTACCTGAAATTCAGGGAGTTTCTGTTATAAGTAGGAGGGAGGGGAAGTTAGAGAAATTAAGTGCATAACAAGCATGAATACTAGGTTTTCTGTGCTTTGTTCTTGTTCATGCCTCGTTACTAATGAATGTTAGTACTTCATTAAAACAGTTTCTAACACTATTATTCATAATTCATACTAAAACTTTTTGCAGAACTCAGCTTTGCTACTGTCAAAGCCTTTAAAACCATTCATTCTTGTATATATTTCTATCAAACCAAACTGAAggattttttcttttcaatgcAAGTTTGACAGAAAGAAGAAACAGTTGCTTCAAAAAATGAAGAAACATTTCCTTAGTCCAAGTCTAAATATTATCATCTAGAAAAATGTAAGTCAATTAAGGCAACAACATACAAATTTCAAGCTTTGTAAATCTCAATCAGAAATTGATGCAAACCTAAGGCCCAAAATAACCAAGGTTTATGAGGTGAGGCCCAAGAAGGACGTCGCCCCTAATCAAAGTATGAAGTGTGATGAACCTGATGAGATTTagggagagagagaaagaaatagTTAATTCCCTATATGGCAAGAGTAGTGGGGAGGTGCTTGGGATGCATTTTTGGAAGGGTGAGTATATGTCAGTGCTGTCAATTGCAGATCACGGAAAATggtggtttgttcaaattctactACGCAATAGTGTTGTACTGCTATagccactatttgacaacactttgtacAAAGTCGCATATAGCAGAACAATTGTGGTTTGTTAAAATTCCACTACACTATAACACCGATATAGCTGCTATTTGGCAACACGGGCATATGTATAGGGTGAGAAGAGGGGGAAAGGGGGGATGAAAATTGGTTAGGACTTGGGAGAGAATTGGACAATCAAATCTTTAGACACTTTTTGatacttttctatttttctacATTTACTTCTTTGTATTTTCAGTACCCAGAGCTATTATCACGTCGATACAGGGCCTTTCTTCCATCAATAAATACAGTATTTTATTTCCACTTCAATGTATCTGGTATCTATCAGAAATTTAACTAAGGTCTACACTCTATAGAcagtttttcattttcattttttagagTATGCAAGTTCTAAAGATATAATCATAAGGAAATGAGACACCACAAACaaacaaagaagaaaacaaaacttGCATGCAAAATTGGTTTAAGTTGGCAGATTTGTTACTTCTATTTTTGTAAATTCTTATAAGCAGTCATTccaatcaaaatatatacataatgaTTTAATAtaagtatataaatatatacacacataATGAAATTCCAATTTAAATTCTCTTATAAGAAGTCATTcccatttaaatatattaatatgaattttttcatATAAAGAGAAGTAGTATCTTACCAGCATGTCATGTGGTAACAACCTTGAGTAAGCTCAATCATTCTTCGACACTGCTGACATCGTTTCCACCTTTTATCCTGAGCAAGACGATGCAATGTAATGTCGGAAGCATCTCTCTCCTCCTCTGGCAAACTCTGGTATTCTTCACAGGTCACGGAAGAATGCCAAGGAACCCCACAATCCACACAAATAAACCTCTTACAAACAGGACACTCGATACAAGAATTGTCTGACTGACTAGATGAACCGTCATTTGCCAATAAACATTCACAGGGATCAAGGACAACAGAGCAATTTGGAAACGGGCAATAAATCCTATCCGACTCGACAATATTGGCTTCCGTAAGGGTCTTTTCCAGAGATTCAAAGGAGGCGAACGGAAGAAAAGACTTGCACTCAGGTGCAGAGATACAGTATCTGCATCCTGGTTGAGGACATCTTGTAGGGACTTGACAACATTGTACTTTACTATCGGCATAGGACCTTAAGCAATGTGAACAAAATGTGTGTGAACATTTCAAAGTGATCATCATCGGCACCGGCTTGTCATCACAACAAATAGAACAATTCTCAAGCAACCTTTCACCATTTACTGGAAAAGTGACGAGTCCCATCGCTACTTTGGCCAACTGCATTGGCTGCTCAAGATCAATGCTAGGTACAAGCTTCagatcaaaagtttcaaaattattgGCATGTTCCAGAATCCTTTCTCTCAGTGCCATTAAAAGTGGCATGTCCAAATTTTCATCAAATGTGATCTGTCAAAATatccatattaaaaaaaaacatacttaAAGACAAGTGACCTTCTAAAAACACACACATACACAGTTTTAAGAGTTTGTAGAGGTTAGTGACTTATTGGCACATGAAGCAATGTCAATTAAtgtatttactattttttgaagaaaaacttTGCAGGCTATCCACCATATTCAAGTGGTATCAATCTTAGTGCGCAAATCATTCACATCATTGTCAAGAAAAAAGGCATATACATCAGTGTTGTCAATAGCGGATCGCAAAAAATagcagtttgttcaaattccactacTCAACAACACTATACAGCTACAGCATGCTATTTGACACCATTGTGCACTAAATAACATATCACGGAACAATAGCAAGTTGTTCAAATTTTGCTATGATGTAGCGCCTATAGCCACTATTTAACAACACTACTATACATGCATCATAAACAGCAGTGTCAGGAAAACCCTTTCAGCTTTcctagaaaaaaaataatgtgaatCATGTGATGTTCAAATTGAGTCATAGCAGGCTTCAAGAACACAAACCTCTAAAAATATCATATGCAAacttaaaaaaactaaacaagGGGTCCAAAAAATAAGGAATATTCAAATCAAGAAAATGAGAAGtaaatgatatatatacatACTAGAATCAGTGAAAATGAAAACATtataatagaaatagaaatatcAGCACAAGtggttttcaatttttgc
Protein-coding sequences here:
- the LOC101515147 gene encoding E3 ubiquitin-protein ligase RSL1-like, with the protein product MEDQDVLGYRTFVDVEREEEEEEDEFCSCCEDEKEDEEREEEEWKEIEETVVEGLKEELDEFSVKMFFKGLSITGVENSTSGFSGIGVFMERSSSFPPIRVQKRLDFYAEEPMVDYLALMDGLLEAMQNKIRRVYAFTDSELLYKITFDENLDMPLLMALRERILEHANNFETFDLKLVPSIDLEQPMQLAKVAMGLVTFPVNGERLLENCSICCDDKPVPMMITLKCSHTFCSHCLRSYADSKVQCCQVPTRCPQPGCRYCISAPECKSFLPFASFESLEKTLTEANIVESDRIYCPFPNCSVVLDPCECLLANDGSSSQSDNSCIECPVCKRFICVDCGVPWHSSVTCEEYQSLPEEERDASDITLHRLAQDKRWKRCQQCRRMIELTQGCYHMTCWCGHEFCYSCGAEYREGQQTCQCAYWDEDSLTHSLQESEQWAWETSLIMDAYSDQERSQLALIQRFLDGGFSLSDHNPYQSPPPHCTESFVDPLKDLHQLPWLERFVSVISDNYYEDYMQ